aggagattggtctgttggtactgttgagttagagggggggtcttcatcttgttgttctgtattgtctgtaggtgtgagactcggatcaaaaatatcttcgcatggatcaggtgggtcaggcaattgatcgctatgaatgggcgattggtcGCTTTTCGACAGAGAATGTGTagagaatttctttatttttccaagttgctccaattctgctcttcacttcgtatctccccctgaagtgtagaattggatgatgggtcatggaagaacagctcagattccagaaaggtcacatccaaagtgacataggttcgttgggtaggagggtgataacagcggtagcctttctgatgagtggcataacccacaaaaacacaacgaagcgcacatggatcaagtttgctacgttgatttttgtggagatgaacgaaagccacacatccaaagattcggggtgtgagtaccaaaacagaaggcagaggtctgtgttgtgcaagcacctgtaagggagttttaaaggtcagtacaccagaaggcatgcggttgatcagatgaactgcggtgacaatagcatcatcccagtgatggcgaggaacatgagcgccaatcagaagtgctcaggcggtttcaagaagatgtcgattctttcgttcagcaacaccattttgttgtggtgtctgaggacaagtcgtctcatggataattccatgttgttggaagtaagtctgaaagtcatgattgacaaattctccaccattgtccgagcgaagaatctggatttgagcattaaactgagttttcatctgtttgtggaaggactgaaaacaggaaaacacttcgtttttattcttcaacaaataaagccatgtcatccgtgtacaatcatcgatgaatgtgacaaaccatcgaacaccagaaggagcagtgataggagaaggtccccagacatcagaatgaattaacgtaaatggagtagtacacttgttcgtactcaacgggtagggcacacggtgactcttggccaaaatacaagtatcacatgtgaagtcagagtccttgaaacctaagaataaatctggtataagatgcttcatataactaaaagacggatgtcccaatcgacggtgccacaaccagatttgcttttgtttgctatcaaagggatgtgtcactctgttagccatgccgggactgaagtcatcgacataatatagcccccctctcttagtaccacgaccaagaatctccttagtgtgaatatcctgaagcaaacaaaaaaactcgggtaaatgagtacacaacaattcaattgttcagtaagctgactaactgacaacaatttagtggataaagatggaacaagtaaagtattagacagtgtgagagaggatgagagtgcaacagggccagcccctgtcacaggataagtaacaccattggcatttgcaatacaggttcgtcgaggttgtgtagtattcagaaaatcatcaggatcaaacgtcatatgatcggttgcaccggaatcaattatccagctcttggaatcaatcttatcggaagtatggaatccataaccagtaccattattggtcatattgcattgtcctcgatctgtaagagtagcccaccaattggggtagccatgcgatttaaaacaagtctcacaagtgtgtctcggatcaccacaatatgcgcaatctggtccatgtgtcggggtcgttagtctagaagtcataatctgtgcagcggaagatgcataggatacaggttgagtaggaattgggatcggaatcTGAGCTGAGTCGGGGCCGGAGTCGGAGTCGAAATCGGGAtcagggtctgaatcagagacaaattcggggttggggtcatcatcggagtgggggtcggggtcgtcttcggagtcggggtcggggtcgtcgtcgttatagtcggagtcggggtcgtcgtcaaaagaggatcctgattctggatcgggttcggggtcaaagtctgcatctgtaggagcggagccatctgggcactcaactcaacgatggttggtggagaatgagagaaggagtcggtggtgctacctccatgagggttgaaaaaatcatcaacccccatagcagCGGCGGGGGgttgaaactagagtcagcaattccaagatcgccgctctgataccatgctaaaatatgaaaactatgagagaatatttgtttgtgggaattttctgtgtattattctccttgtaggaggtcatatttataatacaacgaaacctgaatgggcaagtaaataataaattcataaatctatttacagtaggaaatcaggaattaaagtaaatcaattacaattataataggaattcttggtgtgtaaagaaagtaagtcaatatccataAGTCACGCCAACAAATAATATTACAATGATAGGTGGGACATGTGCTGTGTCAAAGCGCACATGAGGATGGCTGTCATTTGAACAATATTACAACGATTGGTGACAATATCATATGATAtaccatttcaaaaaagaaaagaaaagaaagaaatagttCCTCACCTTGGATGGGGACTTGGGGACTTGGAGTTGCTTAGTACGAAGGTTGATGCAACTCCCCACCCAAGGCGTGCATGTCTTAATAGCAAGCCACCACGTGCGCCCTAACACCTTCTCACAATCCACTACTGTTTGTCGTCATGGGACGACCGCCTATAAGCTTGACTCAAATCCATCAAGGAATGTCCTGCACGTATTCCAAGGGCACGTCAGACACCTCCAGTTGTTGGTTGTGCTAAAAACACCTACAACAATTGATATTCAATATTTAGCCATTGGATGTTTTTTTTAACCGTTGAGATTGAATGGATTAATCATAGCCATGAGATGAAGCTTAATcagcattattattattattttatttaaaaaacagTTCTAggattttgaagaaattttgtttgaattcTAAAATGTCTGAGGTGCCCTCTTGAACTGAAATtcctggttttgttttttcatggCAAACGTTTCAAACTAATCCTTTCATTTCCATCCCAAATTCAATTGATGGTATTGGATATTACTGACTAGGTCAAcatttttgtctttcttttcctctttgtttttgtggtGCATGTATGCGTAGCCTGCTAACATAACATGCATACCAAATGCCCAAGTCCCTATCAAATTCCTCTCAAGTGTGGAGAGATAGATCTAcgctttatttaattagttatgttttataaattatttgatGGACACGTTAGTGGTGGGAGACTAGAGACTTCAAACTCGGTccaaaaaatgtgtttttacTTGGTCTAACAAATCAGCTTTATTTGGTCCAACCCCTCCAATAGAATATTCTTTTCCTGGCTGCGTGAAGTCTCTACAGAGTGCCTAAAGTTTTCAGAAgaaagtaaatatttttttttatgtgaaaggagatttgaatttgtgttatttttttttttaaaaaaaaagaaaagtatggTTTATTAGTGTAACTGCatgcacttttttttataaaaaaaaaaaaaaacaagcaatATTGAGGGAGAGAGGAATTGAACCAAGGATCTCTGATGCAGGGGTAAATGTTCATAACCACTTGAGTTACAAATCTCTCACAACTGCATATGCTTCTTAATATTATATTTCGGGTTCTTCAAGGAAAATattgttttgaaaaatatagtcttttttaaatacaaatgataatttaaattactttaatggcatgtttactaatccgtAGTTAGATTaggaggaattcaattccggaattgaattgaggagaattagattctgaattcctattgaagttgtttactaaaccatatggattCAGGAGAGTCAGATTCCAAATTCCTtttaaagttgtttactaaaccatatggattTAGGAGAGTCAGATTCCAAATTCCTActaaagttgtttactaaaccatatggaattGGGGTAGGATTTgtactaattactaaaatgtcttCATTTTTAGATTAAAgtagatgacaaatttggaatttttaaaattatatgaggatataatgggtaaaaaataagaatttcTAATGAGTTAGTTCTCCGGAAATTAGAATATCATCTCCCACcgaagaattgaattcctccaaaatcaagaattcaattcctaattttgtgtgggcCCCTCTTACTTTTTAATTCCTTGATATGAAGTAAACACATGAATCCTCCATATGTAGAATTCAATTCTTGATAAGAATTCCAATTCCTAATTAATAAACACACcataaattaatttactttATTGGAATtaaactcaaactcaagagGCTCGACTCTACCTTAACCAGCCGACATAATCTACCTATGCTTAGAGAATGTACTTAAAAACTATCTAAAATGATATTCgaatttgtgttattttcgtaaaaaataattataatttttggggCTTGGCCACAACGCACcaccttcttgttttcttttgctgATTGTGCCAAAAGCTTCATTGACTTAGCCGCAGAGAAGTTCCAACAACATGAGACGTAATTGACTTGGACAAAATGCGTGGCCAATTTTGAGACGTAAACTTGATTAATATCCAAACATATAACAAGTTGATGGTGGTCCTTTGCAATTAGGAACAAATTACTTGTGGAGATGTCATATGAAATAAGCCCGTCTTTTTCAAGGCAAATTAAACATTTGaagtttctgtttgttttaaCGAAACAGATATACAATACAAGTTCTGTTTGAGAACTGTGGAGAAATATCACTAAATCCGTAGCTAATTGGTAactataaattaaataatcaatggatactctctctctctctctctctctctctctctctctctctctctctctctctctaatattATTGTAACGTAAGTAGAGAAAGTTATTAGTCGTCCTCATTGAAATACATAGTCACAGAAGTCAGCCGGCCGCGGCCATGGTATCTTGCTGATcaagaaaactgaaaacatttttcaacatatttttatttttaaattttcataaagCTTAGTTTTACCTTAATTTATGAGTCAATACTCTGTCGTTTATGGTCCTTTAAAAGGAGGTGGAGGGTGTAGGTAGTTGATTCTTGTGTGTGTTGAGAGAACGCACATGCCAAGCACAAAACTTGCCACAATAGAAGAAGATATGGAGACTTCTTCTAAGCTCCCCCTTCATATCTGCCATGTCCACAAGCTTTCAATCTTCATCAACCGGACACATATATTCTTCCACTCTATAGCTTTAGTCTTCTTGCTTTACTACAgagcttctttcttcttcttccatgaCACCACCAAAACCAAAGCAACCACCTTAGCATGGCTTCTTGTGTTTGTCTCGGAAATCCTCCTATCCTTCGAGTGGCTCCTCAGCCAGTCTTTTCGATGGCGTCCCGTTTCACGAATCGCGTTCCCGGAGAGGCTACCTGGCGATGATAAGCTCCCAGCTGTTGATGTGTTCATCTGCACTGCAGATCCGGAGAAGGAACCGACTGTTCGGGTGATGAACACTGTGTTATCTGCCATGGCAATGGACTATCCTCCAGATAAACTTCATGTGTATCTGTCTGATGATGGTGGTGCTGCTGTGACTTTGAAGGGTATGACAGAGGCTAGGAGGTTTGCAAAGTGGTGGCTTCCATTTTGTAGGAGGTATGGGATCAAGTGCAGGGCTCCGGAGGCTTATTTCTCTGCAGAAGAGGAGGATGCTGATTTTGGCGGCAGCGAGTTCATTCAAGACAGAGAAGATATTAAGGTGAATgagagttgaaatttttgtatacTAACCAACACAACATTTTATTACTGACAAAGCTGGCCACACAAgctatataattaatttgagcattaaatgaaaaagaaaactataaCATCTCAATTGAATATCTATTGTACGATTTCGAATTAACTGTATGTGACCAATTATTAGAGAGATGATATACAAAATGAACCGTGAATAGGACACACGAAAACAATACTCAAATGTGACAGTatgttatatattatttaatggtGTTTCTAGCTACCAGAGTTGATGAGGGGGATTTGGGTGCAGGAGAAATATGAGGTGTTCAAGAAAAGAGTAAGAGAAAAAGCAACGGTTGGGGACACAAGGAGCAGACTGGGTCGAGATCACCCTGCAGTGATTGAGGTATATATTAACATTTGGTATTGTTTGTTGACTAATTTGGTTTTGATATATATTATCATCAATGTAAAGAAATCTTTTACTTTTACACCTTCTAAATAAATATCAATGGTGGTGACACTTGTAGCAAGTTAgtattcaaaagaaaaaggagagtCAAATTCTAATCAAGCATgtagaaacaaataaaatttataaatagagCTATATTTAAAACCTCGTCCCTAGATATAATTTTTGGGAATATGTTGAGAGTAAGCCTTGATTTGTGAGCACATCACAACAAACCAAGTTTCCAAGTTCTTCTGCGGTTTGCCAACCGACAAGTATGCATTTTCCTACATAAATTCATGATCATAACCCATATCTGGACATTTGGCGCAGGTTATACAAGAAGCATCCAGTGATGATGCAATTCGAGAGAATGAAACCAAAAATATGCCTCTCCTTGTTTATGTTTGTCGTGAGAAAAGGCATTCTCATCCTCACTATTTTAAGGCTGGAGCGCTTAATGTTCTAGtatgtatctttttttttcgattttttacTAATCTTATAGTAATATTCTCTTATCAAATATCTATAGTATATGTTACGCATTACCAAAGCTATGAATCTAGCACCACACATTCAAACTAATAATTCATTTTATCATCGACCCAAAGTGACAGTTTGACATAACTTATATATGCCTAACTGTTTGACAAGTGAACAATTTTTCTACAAAttcatgtatttatttatttatatttacgtgtaaattaatatattgtGCACTTATGTGTTGTTTTTCAGCTACGGGTCTCTGGTGTGATAAGCAATTCTCCTTACATATTAGGGCTAGATTGTGACATGCATTGCCATGATCCAAGCTCGGCTCGGCAAGCAATGTGTTTCCATCTTGACCCAAAGATATCACCCTCCCTAGCACTTGTTCAATTCCCTCAAAAATTTCACAATATCAGTAATAATGATATCTATGACAGTCAGCTGAGGTCGATATTTTGGGTATGGATTCAAGGACAAAACTTCACTTTAGTTATACatgaattaatatatttaattaaaaattatcccctaaatataattaaagaaaatcatacatatattttatgtGCAATAATATATCTGACAATTTTATGACTTGTTGGTCTTGACTACTTTCAAAGCTGCTATGGCAAGGTGTGTCCTTATGTTCAAACTTCATACATGAAGGTGTGTTTTGCATTCGTCATGTGTGtttttgtatatatacttTTACTTGGATCGACTTGGTAATTGCAGCTGGCTAGCatcatatcatatcatatcatTCATATGTGTCATTCTTTGTAGTTCAACTGCGGGTCACACTTAACAAATACCAAACAGTCAATCACCCAGTTTTTGTCAACTCATCAACACCAATCATTTCGGTTTGATTGTATTAATCTTTGCTTCAAGGAAAGCTATggtttgaaaaagaaaacaccaaTCTGCAATCacccataaaaattaaattgttattATCCTGACAAGTTTATCCTAGGACATCGGGGGCAGAGGTAAATGTTTTGCTCTTAACTATTTGAGCTACGAACTCTTTATCTATTAATAGTATATATTCTTAGACATTATATAAGCATGTATTTGTAATCATCCATGTACATTTATCTTTCTTGTACGTTCTATAGCTAATTACTAGTTTCACTATTGAATTTCCAGATGGGGATCCCATGAAACTTAGACAATCTTTTGGTCCATCCAATGAGTTCATCAAATCCCtccaccaaaagaaaaagcctGATATGCTCATCCACAGAAAGAAAGCATTGCTAAATGAAGCCCAACTTCTAGCCTCTTGTGCCTTCGAAAATGGCACCGAATGGGGGAAAGAGGCAAGTACAGATACTATTAAAACCATACCCATTGAATCATTCaacttaataataataataataattgtggtctttctttcatttatgGCAGGTTGGTTTCATGTATGGGTCTGTGCTGGAAGATTACTTCACAGGGTTTCGTTTGCATTGCAAAGGTTGGATTTCAGTGTATTGTAATCCACCAAGGCCACAGTTCTTGGGCAGTGGCACCACCAATTTGGATGACTTTTTAGTCCAAGGGACTAGATGGACCTCTGGGTTGGTTGATGTTGCTATCTCCAAGTTTTGTCCTCTTATATATGGCCCTTTGAAAACGTACACTTTCGTTCAAAGCATGTGTTATGCAGAACTTGCTCTTTTCCCCATTTTGTATTTCTTGCCATTGTGGTGCTTTGCTACCATACCTCAGCTCTGCCTACTCAATGGCATTCCTTTGTACCCAGAGGTAAttaaagtttatatatatatatatatatatatatatatatttcttcctatCAAATATCTTTTACGCAAAGGATTCAAGATAAAGAGTACTTATCTTTAAGGAAATCCttgtatataattaaaaaaatatctattTTTTGTCACGATATCTGACAACAAAGATTGTGAATCTGAACTATTAACACCAATTAAAAGCCTCAATAATTATGGGTGTTTAGTTGTTATTAACCCCTAATTGGGCACATATATGTGTTCCTATACTGACTAAATGACACAAACAATTATAAGTGGGGACATGTATCTATGCTCATTTAGAGGGCAATAACTACTAAACATCCGTGAATATTCAGGTCATTTTTACTAGTGTGAGTAAGTTTATTCTTGATTGAGTGTGTGGATTATATACACAGTCTGACAGTCTGACAATCTCACAATATAAGTATTTATCTTATAGTCATTCATTCTATTCTACCGccctcataaaaaaaacaattcttGCCAtaaaatcttcaatttgatttAGTGTCATGCAATAtcctaatatatattggtcTTGTTCTTGGATTTGCAGGTCTCAAATTCATACTTCATCGTATTTTCGTTCGTATTCCTATCGTCGATTTCAAAACATTTATACGAAGTTCTCTCAACGGGATTTACATTTCGACATTGGATAAATGAGCAAAGGATATGGATGATGAAGTCAGTTACATCTCACTTATATGGCAGTGTGGATGCCTTCATGAAGAAAATTGGTAAGAGAGAAGCCAGTTTCTTCCCAACCAACAAAGTTGACGATGTTGACCAACTCAAGCGTTACAATATGGGGGTATTTGATTTCCAAACATCAATATTATTTCTTGCTCCAATGGCTGCTCTGGTGATCTTGAACATGGCTTCCTTTGCTGTTGGGATTTCTAGAGTCATCTTTTTGGGGGAGTTGGACAAATTTTTCATACAAGTTTTCATACCTTTTTATGTCATTTTGATGAACTACCCTATCGTTGAAGGGATGCTGATAAGGAAAGACAGGGGTCGCATTCCACCATCAGTCACATTACTCTCTGCCATAGTTTCCttgattttctattttttgggttatatTATTTTCATGTAGCAATGCCGATAGGGACATGGGCGATGTCCATGATAGTTCCATTTTTCTGAGTTAATAATATAGTTTGTTTGCTTTTATtgttcaaattattattttttaatacaagcaatagtctaaattataagaaGGAATGAGGTTTCTCGCACACACTACTAAGGTGTCAAGATGATTCAAACTTAAAATCATTGCTCTGCAAGTCAaggttattttcttttctttttcgagTACAaccgatagtctaaactacataAGAGGgagggtttctcacacacactactatGATGTCATAAAAGTTCAAACCTGCTACCACTAATCTGCAAGTcaatgtctttttcttttattcactaaagaatTCTACTACTTTTGCCTTCAAATAAGACTTTCTATAGAGTGGAGCCATAATATGGAAGAAATTTCATCAATAATTGTGTTTGACAATGACCAGAGCAGAGCCCAACAAGTTTGGGTTGAACCTAGCCTAGCCTAAACTCAACATAATTGAAGCCCAATATGTTTCGACGGGATAGCAACATTACATTAACAATATAGGATGCCTCTCCATGACCATGCCCAGAATACTTCTGAACCCCTCTCATGTTGACTGCCCTTTTTCAAAATCACTCTTACggcaagagaagagaaaaagctTCAAACATTGAGTTCAAGTTAAGATTAGGGCTGGGCGAGGTCCAATTCGATCTGGTTCAGAGCTTAACCCAAAATTGGAGTCAATATTGTTCATCCAATTCGGTCcggtttggtttttaaaaaaaatagaagaaaaccAGATCAAGCTGAATTGTCTGATTTGGTCCGGTTGTCCAATTTAAACCAATTTGGGCCagtttactatttttttaaaataaaaaaatttgtttctttgtggGCTTTAGTAGCATATAAGGCCTTATTCACATTTCTATAAAAATTTGGCCTAAAATAATTTCTACATGCCATCTTAACTTCCAAATACAAAACATGGTCATCCAATCCAAACATACAATCTTAATAATTATATCTCAATgtaaaaattgataattaaattacaaaccaaattaaaaatttgaaacataagccaaaaattaaaacataacacCAATGAAGGCTtcacatattaaattatcattggAATGAGGGACTTGAGTTGGTAGGTGCCAGTAAAATTGTAAGatctacaaaaaaaacacacacattAAAACATTAGGCAAACAtgcaactatatatatatatatatatatatatatgttaataGTATACATCATTAAATCATATcaaactaaaaacaaataccTGACTCATTGGATTCAACATAGCAGCATTAATAAACTGATAAACCCATCCAATTAAtgcaattaattatttatcaaTACTACTATTAAACTGCTTACCTATGGCTTATGAGGAGGTGaactgctgctgctgctcttgCTACTGCTTCTTCTACTCAAAGACAGATAAAACACCCTCCACCATCAGAACAAGCTAAAGCCAAGTACCAGATcttttaaaaaccaaacaacCCACCAGTCCCATAGAAACATgagaattttttaaagttaaaaaaCAAGTAGTGAACACAAATTTCGTAGATAAACATGTATCCAAtgaaactaaataaaaatgcTCAGACGTAGGCATTCGTgacaaataaaatacaataaagATGAAAGGACATAGGCAAATACAAGCAAATTTATATGGCGGTGAGATCCTAAAATAGATTCAAACGAACATGGAGTGAAACTCATTCAGatcaaaactttaaaaagaaattgctAAAAATCATTACCTTCTTGGACTAGGAGATATCTTTCGGGGTACCTGTAAGATTGCACGAATTAAGCCTTGTATGGTATCCGAGAAGCTAAGCTCTCTAtctaaacaaacaaacacaaaccTTCCGAGGATCCTCGACCTCTGTCAAAGACAAGCaacaaaaaagatgaagacatATTAGACTCTAGAGTAATAACAAACATATGACAGGAAATTAATGAGGGAAAGTcagtaatttaaaaaactaaacaaGATATCAAGCATATTCTATTCTTTCAAAATAACATGACAGACTAACAACTTTTAAAGGTATTTTGGCATAAATGAAAACATTAACTCATCTAAATATAATAGATCATTATCAAAACATATATAGTAAACAATACACATCAAGATACCAGGAGTTTAAATGGATGCATAAGGCAGGCTTTAACATTAAAACTCAGGAATAAGATGAGCACCTTGAACGCGCTTGCTGTTATGGTGTAGACTGATGACAAGTTGGATCAAAAACCTTTAGAACAAGCATGATCCAGATGAGAGATACCAGTGACTTGTTTCTTTGATTTACAAATTACAACACAAATTTAATAGCTTTGATCAATGAATATCTATCAAGATTGTTCAAGTAGGCAAGACTAATAGAACTGAAAGTGAAGGTGTGGATCGTTTACCTGATCAAAGATCCGATagggagaaagaaaagaaagccgAAACGGGGTGATCCATGTGCAACAGACTCTTGATTTTTAATCAACCACCTCAAGTTCAAAACTTCATCTTTTCATCAACATTTACAGTTAAACTAAGCATATACATATTCATGCATGATCATAtcttcagagagagagagagagagacttacAATCCCTAGTTAAAGACTATAACTACCTCTTAgtctaataatttttttcgtTTTAATGTTAAGAAAAAGTCAAGTTTGAATATCCCTCTTTagttaaccaaaaaaaaaatccaaattgttttggAGACGAATGACACATTATTTTGAACTCAAATTTTTTGGAGACGTAAGAATAGAACTTTAaagattaataattttttggaaACTTACAGATTAATATTCATCAATTCTGACAAAtgtacgaatttttttttaattatgacaAAACTATTACTAATTATGATAACATCAAACTTTTAACCAAGCAACTTCATGTGTTTATTAATTATTGTAACAAAGTATCTATGAGTAATGAAAAAGTAGAAAATGAGTCGAACTTTTGTTCACCACTCACATGCATCGTCCCAAAGGCACACTCACCGCCTCATCAACCTTTCACAAGATTTCTGCTTAAACCCCTACTTTTCTTTATCTCCTCATAACCCATCAATCTCCTCCAACAAAACCCACTTCCCAGAATTCAGAAAAACCCAATTCAGTTCATCAAGATCTCTGCTTTTTTGTCTTCTCCAATGTCGACTTCTTC
The window above is part of the Prunus dulcis chromosome 1, ALMONDv2, whole genome shotgun sequence genome. Proteins encoded here:
- the LOC117615374 gene encoding cellulose synthase A catalytic subunit 4 [UDP-forming]-like; amino-acid sequence: MPSTKLATIEEDMETSSKLPLHICHVHKLSIFINRTHIFFHSIALVFLLYYRASFFFFHDTTKTKATTLAWLLVFVSEILLSFEWLLSQSFRWRPVSRIAFPERLPGDDKLPAVDVFICTADPEKEPTVRVMNTVLSAMAMDYPPDKLHVYLSDDGGAAVTLKGMTEARRFAKWWLPFCRRYGIKCRAPEAYFSAEEEDADFGGSEFIQDREDIKEKYEVFKKRVREKATVGDTRSRLGRDHPAVIEVIQEASSDDAIRENETKNMPLLVYVCREKRHSHPHYFKAGALNVLLRVSGVISNSPYILGLDCDMHCHDPSSARQAMCFHLDPKISPSLALVQFPQKFHNISNNDIYDSQLRSIFWVWIQGQNFTLVIHELIYLIKNYPLNIIKENHTYILCAIIYLTICVSLCSNFIHEDGDPMKLRQSFGPSNEFIKSLHQKKKPDMLIHRKKALLNEAQLLASCAFENGTEWGKEVGFMYGSVLEDYFTGFRLHCKGWISVYCNPPRPQFLGSGTTNLDDFLVQGTRWTSGLVDVAISKFCPLIYGPLKTYTFVQSMCYAELALFPILYFLPLWCFATIPQLCLLNGIPLYPEVSNSYFIVFSFVFLSSISKHLYEVLSTGFTFRHWINEQRIWMMKSVTSHLYGSVDAFMKKIGKREASFFPTNKVDDVDQLKRYNMGVFDFQTSILFLAPMAALVILNMASFAVGISRVIFLGELDKFFIQVFIPFYVILMNYPIVEGMLIRKDRGRIPPSVTLLSAIVSLIFYFLGYIIFM